Below is a genomic region from Leucobacter exalbidus.
TCCCCGAGGCTTATCGCAGATTACTACGTCCTTCTTCGGCTCCAGATGCCAAGGCATCCACCGTTTGCTCTTAAAGATTTGAAATCACATAAGTATCAAAAAAATCACATTATAAATAATGCGACCAATGAAAAAAATTTAGTATCAACAACAACCCGTAGGTTGTTGTTAGATGCTCGCGTCCACTGTGTAGTTCTCAACGTACGGTCGATCCCAACCACGCCACCAACAAGTGCGACGCAGAAGGGCCCGAAGAAACCAAACACCCACCCCCATACAGGAGCAGCTGGCTGGGCCTTCAGGACCCAATAGTATGCACTGTCTTGAAACTAGAACCCACTCACCCACGCTTTCCAACCCTGCCCCGTAAAGGACCTGGCGTACTTGCACAGACGAGCAAATCAAAGTTTACTTTGTCGAATGTTCCACCCATGAGCGTTCAGCATCACACGTACGGTGATGTCCTGAACATTCTGCAACAACAATGTTGTTGAGTGCTCCTTAGAAAGGAGGTGATCCAGCCGCACCTTCCGGTACGGCTACCTTGTTACGACTTAGTCCTAATCACCAGTCCCACCTTCGACAGCTCCCTCCCACAAGGGGTTAGGCCACCGGCTTCGGGTGTTACCGACTTTCATGACTTGACGGGCGGTGTGTACAAGGCCCGGGAACGTATTCACCGCAGCGTTGCTGATCTGCGATTACTAGCGACTCCGACTTCATGGGGTCGAGTTGCAGACCCCAATCCGAACTGAGACCGGCTTTTTGGGATTCGCTCCACCTCGCGGTATCGCAGCCCATTGTACCGGCCATTGTAGCATGCGTGAAGCCCAAGACATAAGGGGCATGATGATTTGACGTCATCCCCACCTTCCTCCGTGTTGACCACGGCAGTATCCCATGAGTTCCCACCATAACGTGCTGGCAACATAGGACGAGGGTTGCGCTCGTTGCCGGACTTAACCGAACATCTCACGACACGAGCTGACGACAACCATGCACCACCTGTATAGAAGTGTCCAAAGAGTTGACGATCTCTCGCCCGTTCTTCTACATGTCAAGCCTTGGTAAGGTTCTTCGCGTTGCATCGAATTAATCCGCATGCTCCGCCGCTTGTGCGGGCCCCCGTCAATTCCTTTGAGTTTTAGCCTTGCGGCCGTACTCCCCAGGCGGGGAACTTAATGCGTTAGCTACGACACAGAACCCGTGGAACAGGCCCTACATCTAGTTCCCAACGTTTACGGCATGGACTACCAGGGTATCTAATCCTGTTCGCTCCCCATGCTTTCGCTCCTCAGCGTCAGTAGCGGCCCAGAGATCTGCCTTCGCCATCGGTGTTCCTCCTGATATCTGCGCATTCCACCGCTACACCAGGAATTCCAATCTCCCCTACCGCACTCTAGCCTGCCCGTACCCACTGCAAGCCCGAGGTTGAGCCTCGGGTTTTCACAGCAGACGCGACAAGCCGCCTACGAGCTCTTTACGCCCAATAATTCCGGACAACGCTTGCACCCTACGTATTACCGCGGCTGCTGGCACGTAGTTAGCCGGTGCTTTTTCTGCAGGTACCGTCACTTTCGCTTCTTCCCTACTAAAAGAGGTTTACAACCCGAAGGCCTTCATCCCTCACGCGGCGTTGCTGCATCAGGCTTGCGCCCATTGTGCAATATTCCCCACTGCTGCCTCCCGTAGGAGTCTGGGCCGTGTCTCAGTCCCAGTGTGGCCGATCACCCTCTCAGGCCGGCTACCCGTCGTCGCCTTGGTGAGCCATTACCTCACCAACAAGCTGATAGGCCGCGAGTCCATCCATCACCGATAAATCTTTCCCACAACTGACCATGCGGCCGCTGTGCATATCCAGTATTAGACACCGTTTCCAGTGCTTATCCCAGAGTGATGGGCAGGTTACTCACGTGTTACTCACCCGTTCGCCACTCATCCACCCCAGCAAGCTAGGGCTTCAGCGTTCGACTTGCATGTGTTAAGCACGCCGCCAGCGTTCGTCCTGAGCCAGGATCAAACTCTCCGTAAAAAATTACATGCCCCACCAGAAAACGGAAAAAGCTTCCCAGCAGAACGAGTTCAACCTGACAAAAACGAACATCATTACTGACGTTCATATAATTTGTCCAAAACAACCCCACCAATCCGAAGATCGGGAAGGGTTTAAATAAATTGGCATTTGACAATTTAAGTGCACACTATTGAGTTCTCAAGGACCAGACACTCCCCGTACCAGCCAAAGGCCTTCCGAAGAGCAACCTGTCTAACTTACCACAACTTCAAGTAAGTATTTGCGCAAGCTAATGAGCCGGACTGTTGTTCCGGCCCGGCAGCGTTGCAGCGACAAGAGATAACAATACGCAGATGCCAAGGTCAGGGCAAGTCCTGCCCCTCCCCATGGCGTGTCGCCGCAGTATCCCCGCAATGTCGGCACGTTGTGATGCGCCGATGTGCGACGGCTTCAACGACCATATTCGTTACAGTCACTCAAGTGCAGTGGCACCTGCCGCCCTCAATCGCTGGCGCACGATCGCAATGGGGATGCCGTGGGCTACCCGCCCTTCGGGCCCATATGCGGTTGATGCACGCAGCACCGAGTTGATGAGTGCTTCCTCTACCGCAAGCATCGTGGCGTGAAACAGCGGGGAGAGGTCTGCGTCTGCCGGGTGTTCGCCAGCCCACCCACGTGCAGCTTCGGTGCCGTTGCCCGCTGTAGAGAACGCGATCGCATAGTCCCCACTTCCGTTCGCGAAGTCTGCCCCCACTCCCCGCATGCCGTAGATCGCTCGCCGCGCGAGACGATTGAGCTGGCGGCCATCAAATGGTGCGTCGATCGCAACGACGATCATGCACGAATTGCCCACGGTTTCGGCGGGTGGGTCGGGCAGCATATGGGCGGCCGGCATAGGTACGCCGGCGATCCGCAGGGTGCCGGTGAAGTTACTCTGCACGAGCACACCGACGGTGACGCTTCGGTCGTTCAGAGTGACGATTCGCGAGGCAGTACCGATGCCCCCTTTGAACCCAAGCGCGGTGGTGCCGGTGCCCGCGCCGACGTTGCCTTCGGCCACTGGACCAGATGCGGCTGCGGCGAGCGCGTGATGCACGTGATCGGCCGTGATTGGCCGTTGCCTGATGTGCGACAGGAAACCGTCATTGGTCTCCCCCACCACCGGGTTCAATGAAGTGGTGTCTGCATGCCAGGGTTGCGCGAGCACTTCGGTGAGGAGCGCGTCAGCCACTCGAAAGGCAGACAGTGTGCTGGTCAGCAGCACCGGGGTTTCGATCTCGCCCAGCTCGGTGATCTGCGTCGCGCCGACGAGTTTGCCGTATCCGTTGCCCACGGCGAGGCCGGCGGGCACTGACCGGCACCCCGCCGACAGCGCATCGGGAACGATCGCGGTCACCCCCGTATTGATTTCGGCGGCGGTGACCGTCGCGTGCCCGACCCGCACGCCGGCCACATCGGTGATCGCGTTGTGTTGCCCGCGCGGGTATGGGCCGGTCCCAATGCCCAGGTCAGCGAGTCTGGGCCGCGAAGTATCGTCCTGCACGTGTTACCGCACCCGGTCGAGGAAGCTGCGGGTGCGCACCGAGTTCGGGTCATCGATGACGGCCTGCGGGGTACCCGATTCAATGACGCGCCCCTGATCGAAGAAGCTGAGGGTATCGGCCACCTCCTTGGCGAAGGCGATCTCGTGTGTCACGACGACCATGGTCATGCCGTCGCGTGCCAGCCCCCGCATCGTCTCGAGTACCTCGTCCACGAGTTCGGGGTCGAGCGCGCTGGTGGGTTCATCGAACAACATCAGCGCCGGATCCATCGCGAGCGCCCGCGCGATCGCGACGCGCTGTTGCTGACCACCCGACAGCTGGTGTGGTTGCTTGTGGGCATGCTCGGCCAGTCCCACCCGGTCAAGTTCTTCGAGGGCGCGGGCGTTGGCTTGGGTGACCGGCATCTTTTTCACGTGCAGCAGCGCTGCGGCCACGTTCTCTTGCGCATTGAGGTGCCCGTAGAGGTTGAAGCGCTGAAACACCATGCCGATGGCCGAGCGAAACTGAGCCATGCGCTGGTCATTCAACTGGTGGTAGCGGCCGTTGCGCAGGGAGTATCCCACCTGTTCACCGCGCACGATGAGGCTGCCAGCATCGATGGATTCAAGCGCGTTGATCGTGCGCAGAAAGGTTGACTTGCCCGAACCCGATGGCCCAATAATGCAGCTCACCTCGCCGCGCTGCACCTCGAAGTCGACGCCCTGCAGCACCTGGTTCGCACCAAAGGCTTTGCACACACCCCGCGCGTCAACAAGTAGCTCGCTCATCGTCGTGCCCCCTTCTTCTGGTCTGCGCCCGGCAGTTTGATGCTCTCGGTGGCCACACGAATCATTTTCTGCGCAAACCCTTCGCCCCGAATCACGCGCACGCGGTCTTGCCCAAACCGCTTCTCGAGCAGCGATTGCAGGTAGGTAGCGAT
It encodes:
- a CDS encoding P1 family peptidase, whose translation is MQDDTSRPRLADLGIGTGPYPRGQHNAITDVAGVRVGHATVTAAEINTGVTAIVPDALSAGCRSVPAGLAVGNGYGKLVGATQITELGEIETPVLLTSTLSAFRVADALLTEVLAQPWHADTTSLNPVVGETNDGFLSHIRQRPITADHVHHALAAAASGPVAEGNVGAGTGTTALGFKGGIGTASRIVTLNDRSVTVGVLVQSNFTGTLRIAGVPMPAAHMLPDPPAETVGNSCMIVVAIDAPFDGRQLNRLARRAIYGMRGVGADFANGSGDYAIAFSTAGNGTEAARGWAGEHPADADLSPLFHATMLAVEEALINSVLRASTAYGPEGRVAHGIPIAIVRQRLRAAGATALE
- a CDS encoding amino acid ABC transporter ATP-binding protein, which encodes MSELLVDARGVCKAFGANQVLQGVDFEVQRGEVSCIIGPSGSGKSTFLRTINALESIDAGSLIVRGEQVGYSLRNGRYHQLNDQRMAQFRSAIGMVFQRFNLYGHLNAQENVAAALLHVKKMPVTQANARALEELDRVGLAEHAHKQPHQLSGGQQQRVAIARALAMDPALMLFDEPTSALDPELVDEVLETMRGLARDGMTMVVVTHEIAFAKEVADTLSFFDQGRVIESGTPQAVIDDPNSVRTRSFLDRVR